CGCGACCAGCCCAGGAACCGCAGCCATCAGCGCGCTGTCGAGGAAGCCGCGGCTGCCGCCCACAAGCTCGGGATGGCAGCGCATCGCCGCGCCGATCCGCGCCAGCGCCTCTGCGAACGGTCCGGTCGGCCGGGCGAGCTGGCCGAACGCTCGCGCCACTGTCTCGACCGGCAGGGCGTAGGCAGGCGCGTTGCAGCCGTCTGTCGCGACCCCGCGGATGGCATCGGCGCCGAACATCTCCTCGAGTGCCCGCCGAATCGCGCGCTGCGCAGGATGCTGCGGGTGCAGGTAGCCGTCGAGCGGCGCGCCGAGAAGGCGGGCAAGGGCGAGCATCCCGGCATGCTTGCCCGAGCAGGTGTGGGCGAGCGCGCGTGGCGGCTGGTCGCTCGGCGGCGCGCCCGGCAGCCGGTTCGGCCGGGCGGTGCCGCAGCCCAGCGCTTCGGGCGGCGCGCCGATCTTCTCGAGGATGCCGGCGACAGCGGCGAGGTGGCGCTCTTCACCGGCGTGGCTGGCGCAGATGACGGCGAGCTCTTCCTCGGTCAGCCCGAAGCGCTCGCTGCCCCCTGCGGCGACGAGCGCCAGCGCCTGAAACGGCTTCAGCGATGACCGCGGGAAGGTGACGAGCCGCCGCTCGCCCGCCGAGCAGACTGTTCCCTCGGGGCGGCTGACAACGACGACGCCGGCGTGAACACTCTCAACGATGCCCCCGCGCGTTACCTCGACAAGACGGGCCATTGCGCGCTTCGCTCATCCGAACGGGCGGGAGGGGTAGTCACTCAGCAGCCGAACGGCGCCGCTGAAAGCGCTCCGTTTCAGGCCTTGAATGGCCGGCGGCACGTCAGCGGTGATGCGGGAGTTGCCCACCGCGGTGACGGCGGCGGTATCGCGGTATTCGCTGACCAGCAGAAAGGTCGTATCGTCTGTCCGAAGCAGCCGGGAGGCGACAGTTCCATCCTGCGCCATGAAGCGGTCTTGGATGGTCTTGGCGACGCTCACGAACATCTCGACAAGCGTCGCGGGAACCTCCCAGCGGACGATGCTGACAAAGCCGCTTTCGTAGGTGAAGTTGTCGATGTCGCGGAGCGCCTCGGCCCAGGCACGGGTCAGGGTGCCGGGAAGGATGGGGCGGGCAAGCTCCTGCTGAACCTCCTTCGGAACAGCAGCCATCAGCCGAGTAAACTCAGCCCGGTCACGGTAGCGGATGAGCGTGAGGACATGATCCGGGTCATCCTGAGCGACAGCCAGCCGAAAGAACATCACCCGATCGCGATAGGGCGCTAGGCTGCGCCACGCGCGGTCGGCAGCGGCAAGGAACGCTGCCCCAGCACCGGGCTGCACGCGCCGCGTTTCGATGAGATAGAGGCTCATCGCCAGTCGCTCGCCTCGTTGTGGAGCGCGGTCAGGATGGATGCATAGTAGCGGATGCGCTGCCGCGTTGCCTGCGGGTTCGGCGCTCGCTGGCGCTTATATCGCAATGGGACTGCTACCGCGCGGGAGACGACTCTTCTGGGGTGAGCGAGGCAGCAAGGTCGAGCGCCGGCCCGACCGGCGTGTCCGTCAGCGCGACCCGAACGACGCGCTGCAGCTGCGCGATCTGCCAGGAGGCCTCAAACAGGGCTTCGATCGCCGGCTGGACGATCGTCGGCTCGACCCCGTGGGCGTGCGCCAATTCGAGCGCTGCGGTCGCCACGGCAAAGGCGTTGTTGACGGAGTCGGCCACCTGACGCGCTGTCGCCATCACCCCTTCGAGCCGCGCTTGGGAGACGAGCAGCCGTTCCCGGGCGCAGGCCGCTTCCTGCTGCTCCGTAACATCGAGCGCGTAGCCAAAAATCTCGACGACCTTCCCCTCGCGGTCGTACTGCCGATGGGTGATCCAATTCAGCCAGCGGTATGACCCGTCGCGGTGACGAAAGCGGAAGATACGGTTGGTCGACGGCACGCGCTGCGCGGTCGCCGCTCGCGTTGCGTCGAGCACTGCGGGCGCTTCCTCCGGATGCAGATGCTCCTGCCAGAAATTCGGCCGGCCGACAATCTCCTCCGGCGAATAGCCGATCAGCCGCTCGACGTTCGGGCTCACCGCCGTGATCACGCCGACGCGTCCGCGGAAGAAGACGAGCGGACTCTCGGCAAGGATATCCACTGCGAGCCAGTTGGGAAGGAGCGCGCCATCGCCAGCCATCTCGTTTGCCTGCCATACCGTGATGTCGGACCGTCCCGGCACTAGTCGGAGGATCTCAACCTCATTATGTGGCTTATCAACAGAACGAAGCACTGCGCTGCATTTGGTGCAGACCCGTGCCGGCTGCCTCCGGCTGTCCGTCGCGCTGCCGACGGTCTCCTCGCCCTCCGTCTCGCCGGAATTGATCTGCCCGTCGCAACGAGAGGGTCATACGAGGGTCCATGATTTTGCGCAAGCAGTTCTGCGCAGAGTTACCACAGGGCGCGGCTGGCGAGCGCCGCTCCGTCCCGCAGCGCTCGGAACTTCGCCCACGCGACCGAGGGGACAACCGGCGCGCCCGCTGCCCCGGTCGAAAAGCCGCAGTCCGCTCCGGCGATAACGTTCTCGCGGCCCACCAGCCGCGCAAAGCGGAGGATGCGCTCGGCGACAAGCTCGGGGTGCTCGACGAAATTGGTCGTGGAGTCAAGCACGCCGGGGATCAGCACCTTGCCCTCCGGCAGGCGCACCTCCTCCCAGAGACGCCACTC
The DNA window shown above is from Dehalococcoidia bacterium and carries:
- a CDS encoding asparaginase — its product is MARLVEVTRGGIVESVHAGVVVVSRPEGTVCSAGERRLVTFPRSSLKPFQALALVAAGGSERFGLTEEELAVICASHAGEERHLAAVAGILEKIGAPPEALGCGTARPNRLPGAPPSDQPPRALAHTCSGKHAGMLALARLLGAPLDGYLHPQHPAQRAIRRALEEMFGADAIRGVATDGCNAPAYALPVETVARAFGQLARPTGPFAEALARIGAAMRCHPELVGGSRGFLDSALMAAVPGLVAKRGAEGFFALGLADGTGLALKVRDGDPAGRAVGPATMGALIALGVLDAGALPPSLAAFGPLHRLYDRDGAPVGAIQPARALRALGRG
- a CDS encoding PAS domain-containing protein, which gives rise to MPGRSDITVWQANEMAGDGALLPNWLAVDILAESPLVFFRGRVGVITAVSPNVERLIGYSPEEIVGRPNFWQEHLHPEEAPAVLDATRAATAQRVPSTNRIFRFRHRDGSYRWLNWITHRQYDREGKVVEIFGYALDVTEQQEAACARERLLVSQARLEGVMATARQVADSVNNAFAVATAALELAHAHGVEPTIVQPAIEALFEASWQIAQLQRVVRVALTDTPVGPALDLAASLTPEESSPAR